The sequence below is a genomic window from Planctomycetia bacterium.
TTAATGACGACGTCTTGCTCGCCGAGCAGATCGTCGACGATGATGCCGAGCTCGCGTCCTTCGCTACCGCAAATGACGATCGTCACGTTCGACGACTCGCGATTCGCCTCGATTTGAGGCACACATTCGCCGAATAGGTCGTTCAGTCGGACAAGCGAGATCACGCGTCCACGAACTCGCGCCATCGGGCTGCCGTAGACGGTCGTAAGATCGGCCGATGCAATTCGCACGATCTCGATCACCGATTCCACCGGCACCGCGAACACATCCCGATCGATGACCATCAGGAGGCTCGGTAGAATCGCCATCGTGAGCGGGAGCTTGATCTCGAAAGTCGTTCCATGGCCCGGCTCCGAGGAGAGCTCGACCGAGCCGCTGAGCTGTTCGATTTTCGACCAGACGATATCCATACCCATGCCGCGACCGGACACTTCGGTCACGCGCTCGGCCGTACTGAATCCGGGCCGCCAGATCAGTTGATAAACCTGTGCGTCCGAGAGCTTTTCCGCCTCGGCTTCGTTCATCCAGCCTTTAGCGACCGCCTTGGCACGGATGCGACCGGCGTCGAGTCCGCGACCATCGTCGGAGACTTTAATGATGATGCGGTTGCCGCGATGAAATGCATTAAGCGAGATCGCCCCTTGCCGTGGCTTACCGGCAGCGACCCGTGCTTCGGGACTTTCGATGCCATGATCCGCCGAGTTGCGAATCAAATGGATCAGCGGATCGCCGAGCTCGTCGATCATCCGTTTGTCGAGTTCGGTGTGTTCACCACGAATCTCAAGCTGAATATCCTTTTCGCCGGCGCGACTGAGGTCACGCACGACGCGTTTGAATCGGGAGAATAGTGGACCGATCGGAACCATCCGAGTGTCCATGACCGATTTTTGAATCCCGTCGGAGACTCGATCGAGTTGGTGGACCGCCTCGGCAAGATCGGTCAGCAAGCTGCGAACTTCGGCAACACGTCCCATATCTCGTTGGACAACGCCGAGGTCTTCTCGAATTTGCTTCGCACCGATAGCGAGCGAATCGAGCTTCGCCGAGCGTTCGCCTCGACAATCATCGACTTCGTTTACCAGCCGATCGACTTGCTTCACGGCTTCGGCAAGCGACGCGGATGCCGACTTGTCGGAGAAGATGCGTTTCAGCTTCAAGCCGATCTGACTGAAGCGGGCCTTCGTGATGACGAGTTGCCCGGCGAGGCTCATGAGTTGGTCGAGTCGCTCGATATCGACTCGCAGCGTCTCGGTCGGCTTCGTCTTGGAATCGGTCGCTACAACCGCCGTCGGCGACGATGCTGCAGGAATGTCTTCGGCAATCGCATCCGCGACTTCGTCGATGCTTGCTTTGATGGCGAACGCTTGTTGCGTGGTCTCCGTAGTCGCGACCGGATGCTTAAGCCCGGTATCGGTCACGACGTTCGACGCAAGCGGCGTCAGTTCGACATTTGTCACTCCCGAGATACGCATGTCGGCATCCAATCGCTCGAGACCGCTCGCCGTCGCGATTCCGAACACGAGATCCGTGAAGTCGGCTACGGTATCGAACTCGTCTTCCGCTGGGGAGCAGAAGAAGACGTCGCCGACACGATGCAGCTTTTCCAACAACACACGAGCCTTCAGTTCGACGAGCGCGAGGCCCGGCTCGAAGTGAACCGATCCCACATATCCGGAACTATTGCGAGGTAAATGAGCCGCCGCCGATTGGAGC
It includes:
- a CDS encoding chemotaxis protein CheA, whose product is MNDSPEQLTDGLMGDFLDESAELMRRLNDGLLQLDLAVKSNASPIATDQELLNDIFRAAHSLKGLSGMMGMQDINSLTHKIENVFDAVRCGRLDVSSSVVDVSFQAIDRLDAMIELLKGSGGDEVECREVFDRIEQVLQSKTVELPATGTKTDAQLTPVAGSSQIFKSEDPLGDLQDDPDVPAKYLGIFIDEADLTLDTISDVLLQEPDATGVESLLVCCHRIKGSAASIGLRRVARLAHFMEDQLQDLRRRDASPSNELIDALLVSVDSIRGYINHLRSGSPTADGLGEACRKMSALAISIDAESPSPSTADRLNVGESIRRRLQSAAAHLPRNSSGYVGSVHFEPGLALVELKARVLLEKLHRVGDVFFCSPAEDEFDTVADFTDLVFGIATASGLERLDADMRISGVTNVELTPLASNVVTDTGLKHPVATTETTQQAFAIKASIDEVADAIAEDIPAASSPTAVVATDSKTKPTETLRVDIERLDQLMSLAGQLVITKARFSQIGLKLKRIFSDKSASASLAEAVKQVDRLVNEVDDCRGERSAKLDSLAIGAKQIREDLGVVQRDMGRVAEVRSLLTDLAEAVHQLDRVSDGIQKSVMDTRMVPIGPLFSRFKRVVRDLSRAGEKDIQLEIRGEHTELDKRMIDELGDPLIHLIRNSADHGIESPEARVAAGKPRQGAISLNAFHRGNRIIIKVSDDGRGLDAGRIRAKAVAKGWMNEAEAEKLSDAQVYQLIWRPGFSTAERVTEVSGRGMGMDIVWSKIEQLSGSVELSSEPGHGTTFEIKLPLTMAILPSLLMVIDRDVFAVPVESVIEIVRIASADLTTVYGSPMARVRGRVISLVRLNDLFGECVPQIEANRESSNVTIVICGSEGRELGIIVDDLLGEQDVVIKSLTENFQNVNGIAGASILGDGRVSLILDVAALLEMACGSSHESLPLPPTSTISTVTPAVAS